A section of the Deinococcus taeanensis genome encodes:
- a CDS encoding aldo/keto reductase encodes MEQRDFGHTGLRVSVLGLGAGQVGAEHLSEDEAGTLLNRAVDRGVTLVDTARGYGLSEERIGRHLSYRRHDFILSSKGGYDAEGAEDWTPQAVRLGIEQALTRMRCDWIDIFHLHSCPADTLRREDLLGALDDARSSGLIRVAAYSGENEALAWAVQCGRFGSIETSVNLADQWSRRQLIGPANERGLGVIAKRPIANAAWQFKERPTGEYAETYWERLRTLNLDAARQEAGLDWLTFALRFAAYTPGVHSAIVGTASIENLERNVRVVQEGPLPIDLLTHVEAAWHEHGLTWGGEV; translated from the coding sequence ATGGAACAGCGGGATTTCGGCCACACCGGACTGCGCGTGAGCGTCCTGGGCCTGGGCGCCGGGCAGGTCGGCGCGGAGCACCTGAGTGAAGACGAGGCCGGCACCCTCCTCAACCGTGCCGTGGACCGCGGCGTGACCCTGGTGGACACCGCCCGCGGCTACGGCCTGAGTGAGGAACGCATCGGGCGGCACCTGTCGTACCGGCGGCACGATTTCATCCTGAGCAGCAAGGGCGGCTACGACGCCGAGGGCGCCGAGGACTGGACGCCGCAGGCGGTCCGCCTGGGCATCGAGCAGGCCCTGACCCGTATGCGCTGCGACTGGATCGACATCTTCCACCTTCACTCCTGCCCGGCCGACACGCTGCGCCGCGAGGACCTGCTGGGCGCGCTCGACGACGCCCGCAGCAGCGGGTTGATCCGCGTGGCCGCGTACAGCGGCGAGAACGAGGCGCTGGCCTGGGCCGTACAGTGTGGGCGCTTCGGGAGCATCGAGACCAGCGTGAACCTCGCCGACCAGTGGAGCCGCCGCCAGCTGATCGGCCCGGCGAACGAGCGCGGCCTGGGCGTGATCGCCAAGCGGCCCATCGCGAATGCCGCCTGGCAGTTCAAGGAGCGCCCCACGGGCGAGTACGCCGAGACGTACTGGGAACGGCTGCGGACCCTGAACCTGGACGCCGCGCGGCAGGAGGCCGGACTGGACTGGCTGACCTTCGCGCTGCGCTTCGCGGCCTACACGCCCGGCGTGCACAGCGCCATCGTGGGCACCGCCAGCATCGAGAACCTGGAACGCAACGTGCGGGTCGTGCAGGAAGGCCCGCTGCCCATCGACCTGCTCACGCACGTCGAAGCCGCGTGGCACGAGCACGGCCTGACCTGGGGCGGCGAGGTCTGA
- a CDS encoding D-alanyl-D-alanine carboxypeptidase/D-alanyl-D-alanine-endopeptidase, whose translation MRRAALIPLLLLPLAGAQDRPAGGAQPGDVHLTRDPGLSAGARAALHSLPVGVQVGILVQDLRTRQVLEAALPDRGFIPASTTKLVTAASVLDERGGAGGWWSAELTVPAAQEGRPSVKAITLRGSGDPTLEATTGPYSLRVLARQAYARGLRQVGEVRVDDQSFDVDSWAAPPLGAPMTAVRLAGWHDAPPATAGEARARLAAELVAQLRAAGVKVTRDQPGRAAAWQPFVPPERTDKQGRPLPPDPFVPPGRRPEQGVASVRSASPAQALAATLWPSDNLRAEELLATLAHPPGGTGTRPGALARERAYLQRIGADLSEVVLNDGSGLSRGNRLSARVLVQLLRVQYDLPHPLAGHRGLPGALYLARGNAFIEALPQAGTGENVPAHDGRGGTLALRLRGADLDVRAKTGTLPGVSALAGYVTGRSGHPLAFAVLMNGPQDTSILTLRAVQDDLIRAVAQAH comes from the coding sequence GTGCGCCGCGCCGCGCTGATCCCCCTGCTGCTGCTGCCGCTGGCCGGCGCGCAGGACCGCCCGGCCGGAGGTGCGCAGCCGGGCGACGTGCACCTGACGCGCGACCCTGGCCTGAGTGCCGGCGCGCGCGCCGCTCTGCATAGCCTCCCCGTCGGCGTGCAGGTGGGCATCCTGGTGCAGGACCTCCGCACCCGGCAGGTGCTGGAAGCGGCCCTGCCGGACCGGGGGTTCATTCCCGCGAGCACCACGAAACTTGTCACGGCCGCCAGCGTGCTCGACGAACGGGGCGGCGCAGGCGGGTGGTGGAGCGCGGAACTGACCGTGCCCGCCGCGCAGGAGGGGCGCCCCAGCGTCAAGGCCATCACCCTGCGCGGCAGCGGAGACCCCACCCTGGAAGCCACCACCGGCCCGTACAGTCTGCGGGTCCTGGCGCGGCAGGCGTACGCCCGGGGCCTGCGGCAGGTGGGCGAGGTGCGCGTGGACGACCAGTCATTCGACGTGGACAGCTGGGCGGCCCCGCCCCTGGGTGCGCCCATGACAGCCGTTCGCCTGGCCGGGTGGCACGACGCGCCGCCCGCCACGGCCGGGGAGGCCCGGGCGCGCCTGGCGGCCGAACTGGTTGCGCAGCTGCGTGCCGCCGGCGTGAAGGTCACGCGCGACCAGCCGGGACGCGCCGCCGCGTGGCAGCCGTTCGTGCCGCCCGAGCGGACCGACAAGCAGGGCCGGCCGCTGCCGCCGGACCCTTTCGTGCCGCCCGGGCGGCGGCCGGAACAGGGGGTCGCGAGCGTGCGCAGCGCCAGCCCGGCGCAGGCCCTGGCCGCCACCCTGTGGCCCAGTGACAACCTGCGCGCCGAGGAACTCCTGGCGACGCTGGCCCATCCGCCCGGCGGGACCGGCACGCGGCCGGGCGCCCTGGCGCGCGAACGGGCGTACCTGCAGCGCATCGGCGCGGACCTCAGCGAGGTGGTGCTGAACGACGGCAGCGGCCTGAGCCGCGGGAACCGGCTCAGCGCGCGCGTGCTCGTGCAGCTGCTGCGCGTGCAGTACGACCTGCCGCACCCCCTGGCGGGGCACCGCGGCCTGCCCGGCGCGCTGTACCTCGCGCGCGGCAACGCGTTTATTGAGGCGCTCCCGCAGGCCGGGACAGGCGAGAACGTCCCCGCACACGACGGGCGGGGCGGCACTCTGGCGCTGCGGCTGCGCGGCGCGGACCTCGACGTTCGCGCCAAGACCGGCACGCTGCCCGGCGTGAGTGCCCTGGCCGGGTACGTGACCGGCCGCAGCGGGCACCCCCTGGCCTTCGCGGTTCTCATGAACGGCCCGCAG